ATATTCCTTAAATGGTGGAATcacttattttggacattaaatcatttattttggaCCTTTATTATTTATCTCACTTTTTACTTAGTGCTtctgtattttattcttctgtctTGACTAAAGAGGGGgtattgattcttttctttttttggggggggtggtatGGGGTGGGTGCTAAAATTACAGTGTTGAGCTGAACTGCAAAATGAAATTTGCCGTGTACCTGCCACCAAAGGCAGAAACTGGAAAATGCCCCGCACTCTATTGGCTATCTGGTAAGTATTATACATTTGAAATTCAcaaagactatttttttcttcttaacttATTTATCTTACCCACTTGTCTTGACCTTTTGGTATGCTTTCTGAGACATTTATAAAAGACTTTAGGAGCCTCTGACAGTCTCCTCTGTTCCTTTATCCTGAGAATAATTTCATAGCTACTGAATTATATTTATCTCGCTTCTTCTTCAATTCATCAgtaatttagaagaaaatataaaattctgggcTCAATGGCAAGGGCTTCCAAAGGTTCTTTATCTGGAGTTTGTAGGGACTTTATTAGCCAAATTGAACAATATCAGGTGAAATCAGAACACTATGGTACGCTGACTAGAAGCCATAACAAATAACTTCTTACAGTGTTCCCTGGAATAACGAATGGGACTTCATAGAGCTTCTCTGGCAATAGTGTGAAACATCACTTGGGGCCACTAATGCTTTTTAACCAGTGCTTAACCTTAAGGATTGTGGAAAGGACTAGGAGAACATAAGGTTTTGCCACCAGGAATTTTGCTCCTCTGCTAACTTTTCTTTCACAAGTTATAGTACTTCATCTTCAGAAGTGAACATTACAAGTAGAGAATCATAAAAAACTAAATTTGTGTCAATGTATACTGTTTTACTTTTGTTTCCTTAAAATTGATTCTGATAACTTTGATTTAATAACTCCTTCCTTATGTATGTTTAATTGAGGATAAGCCTCAATGCCAATTGGAAAATGAGAatagttatttcattttaaaaggtaaaaagtaAGACCATATCTGATTTTAACTCAACAAAGTATTTCTATGATTGAACTAGAGCCCTGGTTTTGCTAGAAGAGCATTAGATGTTGCCAAATGCAACaacaagaaaattagaaatgtaaTTGTTAAAAAAATCATAGGATTGTGTATTTACAGATGGTCTTAGAAATCACATAATCCATTAAATAGAAACCTAAAGCCGAAATTGGTTAAATCCTTTCCAAGATCATATAATAGTGAGGTTAAACAAGTTTTCTGACTCATTATCCAGGGCTAAATTCAATcttttctcctgttcttccattttgtttctggtgagAACAGCTAAAATTCATAACTcagttaaaagagaaacagaGCATATTGGAAGTGGCAGTTTGTTGTACTAATGAGGTACAGTGATAACAAGGCCCAATATTCCTATCCAAATTTGAAGTCTATCAAGATATCATCTGAGCTTTATAAGTATAAAAAAtagaactttttgtttgtttacatcaAATGACAGGACAGTTTCCTTAGTGAGATGCTGAAGAATAGATAGACCTTGGAAATTAAGACTTGATTTTCTGAAAAAAGGTAAGATTGCCTGACAAGTACAATGATGGCAGCAGAATTTAGGTTTATTCCCGGTGAATTTAAGGGAGACAGAGACATAAAGATTAGCTCATTTGGTTTATTGATGAAATTGAAACAACATccaaaataaaatcctaaaagaTGATCCAGATGTAGTGATTTGCATCTCTCTCAAACCAAGGTAACCATCAAAATAGTCATAGATATATACCTAAGAGAAAGGAAAGCCCAAGTGCACACAGAAACTCCTACACCAGTGCTCTAGTCATAGTAGTCAAAAAGTGGAtaccacccaaatgtccattcagctgatgaatgaataaataaaatgtgatatatccatacacgggaatattactcagcaacacaaaggaatgaaacactgatacatgctacagcatggttgaaccttgaaaacgTCATACTAGCgaaagaagctagtcacaaaaGATAACACATTTTATGATTACATTTGTGTGAGAGGTCTAGAACAGATAAATCTACagaaagattagtggttgcctagggtaAGGGAGTTTGGGTGAGAATGGAGAGTTGCTGCTAATGTGTATGGGGTTTCTTTATGGAGTGATGAAAAATGTTCCCCAATGAATACACTAAAAATCATGAAATTGTACATTATAAACAGGTGACTTGTATGGTTTGTGAATTGTATCTCAAAGCTGTTAGCAAAAAAGCAAAAGCtcttcatataaattaaatacaGTTTATCAAGTAGATTTTAATTAGTAATTCTCTTTATACACTAAAGAGCAGTTTGCAGTAGAATGAGCTTCATTTCCATGAATCTACGTCTTACTCTCTTATATCTTAATCAAGGACTTTGTGTTCTAACTAGAGAAAAACCAAATTCTTCTCTGGACTCTAACAGATTCCCATTTCCCAAGTGTGACATACTTTTTACTATATCCCAGACCCTCACTCCAGGCTCTTTACACCCTGTTATgacatttagtcctcacaactATCTTATGTGGTTGAATAGAGGCAGTACTACCCTCATTTTTTCAAGATAAAGCACTAAGGGCCAAGATACTCAAGTTATTTTCCCATCGTTGGTCAGCTGGGAAGTGGCCGAGTAGCATTTAGAACCAGATCCTGTCTGAAATCCAAAGGCTGTGCTTTCTATACTATACCCCTGCTGCCTCTGGTCAGTATTGTCATTACTTGAGGCAGTTCACCACCACTATATGGCACTAGTATTTCTGAAAGATATTCCAGGGAGGGATATAGTAGATAGGAAAGGACTCTTGAAGTTCTGCCATGACTAGTGAAAATTTGTGTGTCTGACAGGTTTATTTAACCACAGACTCTGGTAACACTTTCTCCAGTGAAACTTGTAgctttatatctttatatcttgtcattatttattaattttagcaAGTTTTTATTGAACAACTACTTCATACATCTCTGCTGGTTGTTACTGTAAGATAGAATATTCATGAAACCATAGAAGCTCTGTTTAATTCTTCTGTGTCACATTGTATCATGCATATCAGTATGCTTTAATGTTGCACTTAGCAGCTGAGGTGGGACTTTGGGCATTTGCCCCTGGAAGACAACTGTTGGGTTAGTCAGTGTTAAGCCCAAGCATCTATTCCCTGTTCATACTTAACCATTCTCGTATCATTATGGTATTAAGTTCCTATGAGAGAATTAAGTCATCTCCATCACatgaataagaataaaattaggaaaaatggCAGAAAGAGTTATAAAACCTAGAGCTGAAACTTAGTTTAAGGAAGGTGAACAGTCACCATAACTTATTTCTTTAGTTCAATGGAAAGACAAAATGATCAGACAAATTTTGTTGCTGAAaacaattaatatataaaaatagtcAATCCTTTGTATTGCAACAGCCATCATATTATTTCATCCTGGCTAATTTAGGTTACGACACAGAAATAGTAACATGTCTGATAACACCCTGCTGGAGTTGTCTGGGATTGTTATGTAATATGTAGTTTATGTATCATATTGCTATTCTGCAGTCTGAAAAACTGTGAATTCTCCAGCATATCTGTCCCCAAAGGTTTCAGTAATGAACCTTTAGTAAATGATTTAAATAGGACAGCTCACCTAGACATTaaacctaaaaaataaaattcccaggTTAATACTAGGAGCTTTTTTGAAAAGAAACTTTAGTGTCTTATTCAGTATTATTtctaaagctgaaaaaaagaaacttaatacTTAGTAAGCTTGTTTTCCTAtattataaaaagtttaaagCTTATATTATTCATAGTATAGCATGAGATAACAATATTTTTGATCTTCAGGCTTAACTTGCACAGAACAAAATTTTATATCAAAATCTGGTTACCATCAAGCTGCGTCAGAACATGGTCTTGTCGTCGTTGCTCCAGATACCAGTCCTCGTAAGTGTTCTTATTCCAGAAATCCTTTATAAAAATCTGACTTTTTAAGACTATGCTGTAAGTGGTATAATTCCTTtcattatatattgtatattgcatatataatgtatataatgtatTGTATATTGCATTATATATTGCAGTATACAATTCCTTTCATATCTTTGTTATTATCTCTAGTAAAATGTTAAGTGACATCATGAGTCTAAATGACCATGTTGTGCATAATCCTCCCTATGAGTGTTATTGACATCACTTGTAGGAGCAGGGATGGttgctattcccattttatagatccAGACACTGAAACAGATATCATACTGGCATCAGTGTCAGAGTAATAACATAAAATGCATAgcaaattcaattcaaaatagtctcacaaatataaaataccaAGGGATAAACTTTTCGAATACAAAGAcgtagaaaactataaaattttgtgGTACATCGTACATGAATATATCAACAAATGGGAAAATGCCATATTCCTAGATGGGTAGACCGAGTATTATAAAGAGATCATTTCCCTCAGATTACTCTGCATAGAATATAATTCTATTCAAAATCCAAATGCTGGCTTTTTAACTGCAAGCACATATATTAAATAAAGcctaattaattaaaaagcagaatacaaaaaaaaaataaaaatcccagtGTGGGgtggataaagaaggaaaacatgatGGAATGATCTTAAAGTCAATAAGAAGTTTCCAGTTCAAGGTGGTAAATTGACCACAGACATTTGTGCATGTATCCCAAAAGGCAGAGAACCCACAGTGTTTGGTGGACAGCTCTAGTGCAAGTGATGGACTTGCAAATTCATGTAGAAGTCTGTTACTGAGTGTGGACCATTACTGCTGAGTTGATGAAACtacaaaattttttcttaataggTGGCTGCAATATTAAAGGAGAAGATGAGAGCTGGGACTTTGGCTCTGGTGCTGGGTTTTATGTGGATGCCACTGAAGATCCTTGGAAAACTAACTACAGAATGTACTCTTACATAACAGAGGAGgtaatttaatttgtattgtaATTAACTGATGGCTCCCACGTACTTGGTTTTCCCCAGATCCTTCCAGTTCTAATAGTTTTAAACTAGGTTATGGTATTGTTGAATCTACTTAATCCATATTTATTAACTATCTTTGTGAAAATTCCAGAGTTTGCTAGTTATGACAGTCTTATTTGTTAACAGTTTAAATTAGCACTAAGTACAATTTCAAAGAGTTTAATAATTAGATTATTAAAATACCTAGGTTAGCCAATAAaaatagtatatggaaaaaactttttatttccatGACAGGGGGTTCATTCATATATACTATTTTATACTGATAAATCAAGACTTATTTAGCATAAGTAAGTGGTCAGATACTCCTTTTATTAGTAATATTTGTGtgcaattcaatttttttctatgattAGTTTTCacatattgttattttttaccctttttttaattgtataaaatgttttcaatattgttttaacCTTTctgtaaatatcattttaatggctgcatCATATTCTGTTAGAtgccaaaatttattttttcctgaatggaatatttttgcttttacatAATTCTTTTTTATCATGGTAAGTATTGAAAATAGATTCCATTAAGTAAAATTACTAGGTTGAAAGTTTAGGACATTTTAGAGGTTCTTTCTATGTCGTCCTCCTCAAGTTGTTTTCTAAGGAGGTTGTCCCATATATTCTCCAGTGGTATATTAATAACCATTATCTAACTGAGGTggatttttttagtttaattttgtcttttcttattcAATTCATTGTAAGCCTATGATTTGGAAATAGCTATGCAATTACTTTGTAACATAGAAAAATATCTATGTACAGTTCtgtcatattttttccccattacaTTGTTCTAGCTTCCCAAACTCATAAATGCCAATTTCCCAGTGGATCCCCAAAGGATGTCTATTTTTGGCCATTCCATGGGAGGTCATGGAGCTCTGATTTGTGCTTTGAAGAATCCTGGAAAATACAAAGTAAGATTACTTACACTTCTAGGGTTAAATATTTCTCCAGGGTAATAATTAGAAACTTTCAAAGATTgaaattaagttattttttttccgGTATTGGGACTGAAATTATCTAGTGTTGGGAATTTCAGTATCAAATTTAACAGCACAATGTATGCTATAGAATTAGAAGCATAGAAATTACCTATCAGTGGTTTATCATTGCTCTGTTAGAAGTATTATGAAATGTAGCTTATATTTTCATTCCTTCTATTCAAACTATAATTTTGAAGACATGCTCTGTTTTTCCTAGTGGTTATTCTTGATTAAAGTTATTACAGTAgtatctgtaatttatttttatcaggaaTATCTATAAATTTGACTTTGGTTTCatgaaataacagaaagataTTCATAGTTTGTAAAAGTTTAAGAATGCTTTGTCATTAGTACCTCTGTTGAAAATTGATGACTAGGTCACTTTCACTGGAAAATGTTGGAAAACTCGGTctttcccattcattcatttgaagcTCATAcacttgttatttattttaacaagcCAAGTTTGACTTATCACCATATGAAGAGTTTCCCACTATACCACATTCATGCAGTCAGTTGAGAAAGGAAGTTTTGAAGCAATGATCATCTTAAGTTTGCTTCTGTCTTTAAAATCACAGGGCTATAAATGACGTCAACATTTGTTTAATCTTTTTAACATCTCCTTTCCTTAGgaaggactttttttctttatccttttagaTGTGccactgagaaataaaaatatttcgcAGAGCAGTTTCTTGCTGTAGCACCAATATTTTACTTTTGGTTAcgtttattataaaatttaactgagggtgggccacagtggcttagcaggcagagctctcatctgccatgccagagacctaggttcagttcctgtggtgcctgccaatgcatttaaaaaaaaaaaaaattgaactgagttggtgcaagggtagttcagtgatagaattcttgcctgccttgcaaaaccaacaaaaacaaacaaaatttcaacaaatggtgctacaataacaggatgttcacatggaaaaagaatgaaatgggaccccaccatacagcatacaaaaaaaaaattgaactgatTATGACAtgattatagatttttttttaataaggatattctcttccattttttgaaCATAAGGCCATCAGTTTATTGTTTTTGAGGGAAAAAACTGAACTTAGTTCAATTTGTAGTCCTTTAAAAAAGctaataacccaattaaaaaatgggcaaaggattttaatagaaatttctccaaagatatataaTGATCAGTAAGCATCATTAACCATTCAAAAAATGAAGATCAAAAGCAcagagatactacctcacaccaactagaatggctgttattaaaaaatatatataaataaaaagtttgCTTACATGTAAGATAGTGAGGCTGCTGTGGAGAAGagtttgtcagttcttcagaaaattaagcatagaattaccatgtgactgaGCAATCCTGCTCCTAGGTACATACCCGGGGTATGTTTGTACGAagccttattcataatagccaagagatagaaacaactCACATGTCCGTTGcacatgaatgaataaacacaatgtggtatatgcatatgtggTGAAAACATATTGTAAGCAtaatattttgtgaaatattgtcacaaaaaggaacaaagtactgACACTgtataacatggatgaatgttGAATACATTAAGTTCAGTGAAATAAACCTAACAAAAAAGggtaaatattgttttattccacatacatgaaatatctagactaagaagattcaaagagacaaagtGCATTAGAGGTTATCAAGGACtaggaaggagagaaaatggggagttattgtataatgagtacagagtttctgtttggggtgatggaaaacttttgttgatggtggtgatggtagcaaaatgtgaatgtgattaatgtcactgaattgttcatttaaaaatcgTCAAaaggggaggggccaagatggcggcttaacaatgtgcacattttagttcgtcctccagaacaactactaaataaccagaaacagtacagaacagctcccggagccacgatagtgaccagacacacagtgtaccccagtctggaccagctggaccggctgcgagtgagttccccaagccacggtggctggcggccagcgcccccccccccaacaggcggcttcctggagggaaacaaaagagactctaacagtagcagggactgagtccaaccaaacaccaattgtggcattaacaaacaaattctgactactaaaaataggcccccagctcaagtgAAACTGTTCAAGGCACCCCCCGCTGAagtgaaactggtcaaggcggaggtcccttattgggctaactgaaaaacagaaaaggggacgaaacggagggttttttggctgtttctacggagacttggctgcctctggattcagcagtgaaactactcgggctgcaactgctccaggcataggcagaaacagactgttttcagggctgtctcccacctgtgccttccccaggggaggggtgaagccctgcttaggtggaatccctctctcaaggaattcagaccccagggcttggcaatttgaagccattaaaaccagcctacaaactttcctctgtctccaccacgcccccaacagggagagccttccaaagttaaaggagccacaacgtcttttgctggtgggacctgcaggcagacaagtgccacatactgggcaggataagaaaaacagagcccagagacttcagaggaaagtctttcaatctgctgggtctcaccctgagggaaaactgacgcaggtgactccttccccctgataggaggccagtttagtctgggaaaacccagctggagtctaatacctatgtagaccctcctaagggtggggagggaaaaggcaccttacaagcaggacaagaaacaagaaaacaagaactgaaaaattaccctctgttaaacaaaacttaagctgtaggcccagaaaaagctgaactgaaggtcaaagaacagatagacaacaaactcatctagcaagaaaaccctatgtaagataagtgaaagcaatttccagaataaactaattaaggtaattaaatgtctagataccagcaaaaaataacaaatcacaccaggaaaattgaagatatggcccagtcaaaggaacaagccaatagttcaaatgaaatacaggagctgaaacaactaattcagaatatacaaacagaaatggaaaacatcatcaagaaccaaatcaatgaattgagggaggacatgaagaaggcaaggaatgaacaaaaagaagaaatggaaagtctgaaaaaacaaatcaccgaacttatgggaatgaaagatacagtagaagagatgaaaaaaacaatggaaacgtacaatggtagatttcaagagacagaggttaggattagtgaactggaggctgaaacatctgaaatccaaaaagaaacagaaactatagggaaaagaatggaaaaatatgagcagggactcagggaattgaatgataatatgaagcgcacaaatatacatgttgtgggtctcccagaaggagaagagaagggaaaagcaggagaaaaactaatggaagaaattatcactgaatatttttcagctcttaggaaagacctaaaattacagatttaggaagtgcagcacaccccaaagagaatagatccaaatagacattctccaagacacttactagtcagaatgtcaaaggtcaaagagaaagagaggatcttgaaagcagcaagagaaaagaaatccatcacatacaagggaaacccaataagactatgtgtagatttctcagcagaaaccatggaggcaagaagacagtgggatgatatatttaaattactaaaagagaaaaactgccaaccaagaattctatacccagcaaaattgtcattcaaaaatgagggagaaattaaaacattttcagacaaaaagccactgagagaatttgtgaccaagagaccacctctgcaagaaatactaaagggaccactagagtgagatacgaaaagacagaagagagaggtatggagaagagtgtagaaagaaggaaaattagatatgacatataaaatacaaaaggcaaaatggtagaggaaagtactacccaaacagtaataacactaaatgttaatggattgaactccccaatcaaaagacatagactggcagaatggattaaaacacaggatccttctatatgctgtctacaggaaacacatcttagacccaaagatagacatacgttgaaagtgaaaggttgggaaaagatatttcatgcaagtaacaaccagaaaagagcaggagtagctatactaatatccaacaaattagacttcaaatgtaaaacagttaaaagagacaaagaaggatactatctactaagaaaaggaacaattcaacaagaagacataacaatcataaatatttatgcaccgaacgagaatgccccaaaatacgtgaggcaaacactgaaaagggaaatacacacatctaccataatagttggagacttcaattccacactgtcatcaatggacagaacatctagatagaggatcaataaacagagaatttgaatattacaataaatgagctacacttaacagacatttataggacattacaccccacaacagcaggatacacctttttctcaagtgctcatggatcattctcaaagatgggccatatgctgggtcacaaagcaagtctcaataaatttaaaaagattgaaatcatccacaaacctttctcagatcataaaggaatgaagttggaaatcaataataggcagagtgccagaaaattcacaaatacgtggaggctcaacaacacactcttaaacaaccagtgggtcaaggaagaaattacaagagaaatcagtaaatatctcgaggcaaatgaaaatgaaaacacaacatatcaaaacgtatggggtgcaggaaaggcagtgagtgctaagagggaaattcattgcc
This is a stretch of genomic DNA from Tamandua tetradactyla isolate mTamTet1 chromosome 4, mTamTet1.pri, whole genome shotgun sequence. It encodes these proteins:
- the ESD gene encoding S-formylglutathione hydrolase isoform X1, with translation MALKQISSNKCFGGLQKVFEHDSVELNCKMKFAVYLPPKAETGKCPALYWLSGLTCTEQNFISKSGYHQAASEHGLVVVAPDTSPRGCNIKGEDESWDFGSGAGFYVDATEDPWKTNYRMYSYITEELPKLINANFPVDPQRMSIFGHSMGGHGALICALKNPGKYKSVSAFAPICNPLLCPWGKKAFSGYLGSDQSKWKAYDATHLVKTYPGSQLDILIDQGKDDQFLSDGQLLPDNFIAACTEKKIPVVFRLQEGYDHSYYFIATFITDHIRHHAKYLNV
- the ESD gene encoding S-formylglutathione hydrolase isoform X2, with the protein product MKFAVYLPPKAETGKCPALYWLSGLTCTEQNFISKSGYHQAASEHGLVVVAPDTSPRGCNIKGEDESWDFGSGAGFYVDATEDPWKTNYRMYSYITEELPKLINANFPVDPQRMSIFGHSMGGHGALICALKNPGKYKSVSAFAPICNPLLCPWGKKAFSGYLGSDQSKWKAYDATHLVKTYPGSQLDILIDQGKDDQFLSDGQLLPDNFIAACTEKKIPVVFRLQEGYDHSYYFIATFITDHIRHHAKYLNV